Proteins from one uncultured Desulfuromonas sp. genomic window:
- a CDS encoding flagellinolysin, which translates to MGMTINTNVAALNAQRNLGSAQTDLGTAMQRLSSGLRINSAKDDAAGLAISDRMTSQVKGMNQAVRNLNDGISLLQTAEGALQEVTNLIQRGRELAVQAANEATLSDSDKASLQAEVAQIKLEIDRIGQTTTFNGTKVLSHGPGGTIGGDPERAEVVESLKSAWLRYSEDRVEEYYGLTAENVDFNVQFIDDPDSDAVAYVGGSGTEVDSYGRYTAIPLTVNMAKYDPEDPSSMWEYDRVVVHEMTHAIMGANTSLDSIRNEGFWFVEGTAEFMMGGDERLAIDLGNAGSADNLIAAFDPDNIDSSSQYAASYAATRFLHDAIKDAGGSGIDEVMTYLKDHPEDGVSGNALDNAIQDLASRHNTFAYANLADFETVITTQGGDFSTFISTMDLTNDDVGAIGGLDADGGKVFTNTSVVADNPRVYDDDPLEGFVETWPNADELGTEEIASRVFQFQAGANAGQMISVSLGSADSTVLNIDDVDISSDATLAISRFDSALEYIDQMRGNMGAVMNRLESSIANLQNVTENLSAARSRILDADIAQETSIMTKSNILQQAGVSILAQANQAPQLALSLLG; encoded by the coding sequence ATGGGAATGACGATCAACACAAATGTTGCAGCGCTGAATGCGCAGCGTAATCTTGGATCGGCTCAGACCGATCTGGGGACGGCGATGCAACGGCTATCGTCAGGATTGCGGATTAATAGCGCCAAGGATGACGCGGCCGGTCTTGCGATCAGTGATCGCATGACCTCGCAAGTCAAAGGGATGAACCAGGCGGTTCGTAATCTCAATGATGGGATCTCCCTCTTGCAGACGGCCGAAGGGGCGTTGCAGGAGGTGACCAATCTGATCCAGCGTGGTCGTGAGTTGGCGGTTCAGGCTGCCAACGAAGCGACGTTAAGCGATTCCGACAAAGCATCATTACAGGCCGAAGTTGCACAGATCAAGTTGGAAATTGATCGTATCGGTCAAACAACCACCTTTAATGGGACGAAAGTGTTGTCTCATGGTCCAGGTGGTACCATTGGTGGCGATCCGGAGCGGGCCGAGGTTGTCGAAAGCCTCAAGTCGGCTTGGTTGCGTTATTCAGAGGATCGGGTCGAAGAATATTACGGCCTCACCGCTGAAAATGTCGATTTCAATGTGCAGTTCATTGATGATCCGGACAGCGATGCGGTGGCTTATGTGGGTGGTAGCGGAACCGAAGTTGACAGCTACGGCCGCTACACAGCGATTCCGTTGACTGTCAATATGGCCAAGTATGACCCCGAAGATCCCAGCAGTATGTGGGAATACGACCGGGTCGTGGTGCATGAAATGACCCATGCCATCATGGGTGCCAACACCAGCCTCGATTCCATTCGCAATGAGGGCTTCTGGTTTGTTGAAGGCACGGCAGAATTCATGATGGGCGGTGATGAACGTCTCGCCATCGACCTGGGGAACGCCGGCTCGGCTGACAACCTCATTGCCGCATTCGATCCGGATAATATCGACAGTTCATCACAATATGCGGCCAGTTATGCGGCGACCCGCTTTCTGCATGACGCGATCAAAGATGCCGGAGGTAGCGGAATTGATGAGGTCATGACCTATCTGAAGGATCATCCCGAAGATGGTGTCAGTGGCAACGCCCTGGATAATGCCATTCAAGATCTCGCCAGTCGCCATAATACCTTTGCCTATGCGAATCTGGCCGATTTTGAAACGGTCATCACCACACAGGGCGGCGACTTTTCAACCTTTATCAGCACTATGGATCTGACCAACGATGATGTCGGTGCTATCGGTGGTTTAGATGCCGATGGCGGCAAGGTGTTTACCAACACCTCGGTGGTCGCAGACAACCCGAGGGTCTACGATGATGATCCGCTTGAGGGCTTTGTTGAAACCTGGCCGAATGCTGACGAGCTGGGTACCGAAGAGATCGCCAGCCGAGTATTTCAGTTTCAGGCCGGAGCCAACGCCGGTCAGATGATCAGTGTGTCACTGGGCAGTGCCGATTCAACGGTACTGAATATTGATGATGTCGATATCAGCAGTGATGCCACCCTGGCAATTTCCCGTTTTGACAGCGCACTGGAGTATATTGACCAGATGCGCGGCAATATGGGCGCGGTGATGAACCGGTTGGAAAGCTCCATTGCCAACCTGCAGAATGTCACCGAAAATCTTTCAGCCGCTCGCTCAAGGATTCTCGATGCGGACATTGCCCAGGAAACATCGATCATGACCAAAAGCAATATTCTGCAGCAGGCGGGTGTTTCGATTCTGGCTCAAGCCAATCAGGCACCGCAGCTGGCATTAAGTCTGCTCGGCTAG
- a CDS encoding flagellin gives MALTINTNVASLNAQRNLGKSQNDLNQSMQRLSSGLRINSAKDDAAGLAISDRMTAQITGLNQAVRNANDGISLSQTAEGALQESTNILQRIRELAVQSANDTNSASDRESLQAEVDQLIEELDRIADTTQFNGKNLLDGTMTDATFQVGANAGVSQTISFSIDSAETSKLSAVGTVIEAPNGDAVSGSDVNGTALAAGDLVVNGKEVGATDGTNSSLADAINTAAGETIATATNVQTLDFSTVNLESTDAAVGTTGVITDGTDASIAAVGSNFQVTQNGADAVAAEATQVGGDAVNNVLITATTAGTAGNFSITYTDNDAGTGAVTAAWDGTTLTLNGDWDGSNTAITSDLDALKVAIDGVTSGALSVAVNGTGSTAVTGTAGTAAYTGTDALASVATIDITDAEAAAVDGSTLEFNSGSIDVSSIDFSAVTSGAELATALEGLAEISSASWAGDTLTLTSAATATGEDFSVASGSGFTDANGTPATASTFDVTGLDDTLAASVTKLDISVEGTAVDDSSIDYSSISTAADLATALDGLADISASYAAGTLTITSATAGTGDTLTAGGTGALVQEDATVSGTYTMDVDGTSVDIAAAAGGEVTAQEVVDAINDNTTGFTAALNDDGQVQITKDDGSSFTLAESVDIDGDTTLDAASVGLDGIDDGGTTYNGQVSLDSTNDITVEEVTTGALAASGLNTAGNATTTIDQVNVSTREGATTAISSVDAALAQIDTIRGDLGAVQNRFESTIANLQNVSENLSAARSRILDADIAEETSNMTKQNILQQAGVSILAQANQAPQLALSLLG, from the coding sequence ATGGCATTAACAATTAACACTAATGTTGCATCCCTCAACGCCCAACGTAACCTGGGCAAATCTCAAAACGATCTTAACCAATCCATGCAGCGCCTGTCTTCAGGTCTGCGTATCAACAGCGCGAAAGATGATGCTGCCGGTCTGGCGATCTCTGACCGTATGACCGCTCAAATCACGGGTCTGAACCAGGCGGTACGTAACGCCAACGACGGCATCTCCCTGTCGCAAACGGCTGAAGGTGCACTGCAAGAGAGCACCAATATCCTGCAGCGTATTCGTGAGCTGGCTGTTCAGTCCGCCAACGATACCAACAGCGCTTCTGACCGCGAATCTCTGCAAGCTGAGGTTGATCAGCTGATCGAAGAATTGGACCGTATCGCTGATACCACTCAATTCAACGGTAAAAACCTGCTCGACGGCACCATGACTGACGCCACTTTCCAAGTTGGTGCCAATGCCGGTGTTAGCCAAACCATCTCCTTCAGTATCGATAGTGCTGAAACTAGCAAACTGAGTGCTGTAGGTACTGTCATTGAAGCACCAAACGGTGATGCCGTTTCCGGTAGTGATGTTAACGGTACTGCTCTGGCCGCAGGTGATCTGGTTGTTAACGGCAAAGAAGTTGGCGCGACTGACGGAACCAACTCCAGTCTGGCTGACGCAATCAATACGGCTGCTGGTGAGACCATTGCAACTGCAACAAACGTTCAGACTCTGGACTTCTCCACAGTAAATCTGGAAAGTACTGATGCTGCTGTTGGTACCACTGGTGTTATTACTGATGGTACGGATGCAAGTATTGCAGCTGTTGGTAGCAATTTCCAAGTTACTCAAAATGGCGCAGACGCTGTTGCCGCTGAGGCTACTCAAGTAGGTGGTGATGCTGTAAACAATGTTTTGATCACCGCAACTACTGCTGGAACCGCCGGCAACTTTAGCATTACTTACACCGATAATGATGCTGGAACCGGAGCTGTAACCGCAGCTTGGGATGGCACAACACTGACCTTGAATGGTGACTGGGATGGTTCTAATACTGCTATTACCAGTGACCTTGACGCCCTTAAAGTTGCGATCGATGGTGTAACTAGTGGTGCTTTGTCTGTTGCCGTTAATGGTACTGGTTCGACTGCAGTAACAGGTACAGCAGGTACAGCGGCTTATACTGGTACTGATGCTCTTGCTTCCGTAGCTACTATTGATATTACGGATGCAGAAGCTGCAGCTGTAGACGGTTCTACATTGGAGTTCAATTCAGGTAGTATTGATGTCTCAAGTATTGATTTCAGCGCTGTCACTAGTGGGGCTGAGTTGGCAACGGCTTTGGAAGGATTAGCTGAGATTTCTTCTGCTTCTTGGGCTGGTGATACGCTTACCTTGACCTCTGCTGCAACGGCTACCGGGGAAGATTTTTCAGTAGCGTCCGGCTCTGGTTTTACAGATGCTAACGGTACTCCGGCCACCGCTTCAACATTTGACGTGACTGGTCTGGATGATACTCTTGCAGCATCGGTGACCAAATTAGACATCTCTGTAGAAGGAACAGCTGTTGATGACAGCTCCATCGATTACAGTAGTATTTCTACTGCAGCCGATTTGGCAACTGCTCTTGATGGTCTGGCTGATATCAGCGCCAGCTATGCTGCAGGTACTTTGACTATTACATCCGCTACAGCAGGTACTGGTGATACTTTGACTGCCGGTGGAACTGGTGCTCTGGTTCAGGAAGATGCGACTGTTTCCGGTACCTACACCATGGACGTAGACGGTACTTCTGTTGATATCGCCGCCGCCGCGGGTGGTGAAGTAACAGCTCAAGAAGTTGTTGATGCAATCAACGACAATACAACGGGCTTCACCGCTGCACTTAATGATGATGGCCAAGTGCAGATCACTAAGGATGATGGCAGCAGCTTCACACTGGCTGAAAGTGTCGATATTGATGGTGATACCACTCTCGATGCCGCTTCTGTTGGTCTTGACGGTATTGATGATGGTGGCACGACCTACAATGGTCAGGTTTCCCTGGACAGCACCAATGACATTACCGTCGAAGAAGTAACCACTGGTGCGTTGGCTGCATCCGGTCTGAACACTGCTGGGAACGCTACAACGACCATCGATCAGGTTAATGTCTCGACTCGTGAAGGTGCAACAACGGCGATCAGCTCCGTTGACGCCGCTCTGGCTCAGATCGATACCATCCGTGGTGACCTCGGTGCGGTTCAAAACCGTTTCGAATCCACCATCGCTAACCTGCAGAACGTTTCCGAGAATCTCTCGGCTGCTCGTTCACGGATTCTCGATGCGGATATCGCAGAAGAGACATCCAACATGACCAAGCAGAACATCCTGCAGCAGGCCGGTGTTTCGATTCTGGCCCAGGCCAACCAAGCACCTCAGCTGGCTCTGAGTCTGCTGGGTTAA
- a CDS encoding flagellar protein FlaG, with the protein MEIQAVGLTGVAQQSVPNKSSEDIEMSRKAKDYEAASEQASAAESNKVQPEELLNQIKSLTEDGVYSVRFENDDEANRLVVKVVDSKTDEVIRQVPAEEVLSLSVRLEELRGNIVNTEG; encoded by the coding sequence ATGGAAATTCAAGCAGTTGGATTAACCGGTGTCGCTCAGCAGTCTGTACCGAATAAGTCGAGTGAAGACATCGAAATGAGCCGTAAGGCCAAAGATTACGAGGCCGCTTCTGAACAGGCTTCGGCAGCTGAATCCAATAAAGTTCAGCCTGAAGAGCTGTTAAACCAGATTAAATCTCTGACAGAGGATGGCGTCTATAGTGTTCGTTTTGAAAATGATGACGAGGCCAATCGACTGGTGGTCAAAGTTGTTGATTCGAAAACGGATGAAGTGATTCGTCAGGTGCCGGCAGAAGAAGTTTTGTCCCTGTCTGTGCGGCTTGAGGAATTACGCGGTAATATTGTTAACACCGAAGGCTGA
- the fliD gene encoding flagellar filament capping protein FliD encodes MAGITFSGLASGLKTDEIITELMTLERAPLDRLEAQKESEAARLSAFKQLDSRLEDLRSAVGGLNITSEVRTSKINLSSEDAFSASSNGAASGSYDVTVVQLAQMQKTVSVGVSSDIIGGLGTGTFMVAGKTITVDESNNSLQGLAESINALSEKTGVEASIINDGSGVNAYHLVLTGQDAQTRFTASSNLVDSEGVAISFGLTETRSAQQAVAFVDGVRVVSDTNTVSGVIPGVTMHLSSVSNTSYGGTFEAGLDPWQWADPPQYESTMMTVEPDTEALKEKISTFVSSYNAVMDWISAGYEEFGAAAPTAEEIEAGAEDILSDVVRGDSTVNGIKRQLQNILSSQIDTSGSMSVLSQLGISTQRDGSINLNDSALNEALDEDFDGVVSLLAGENDTDGVMKKFNSKLLEMTGATSGMYAEKQERYDSAIKRLDNQIARTEPLIAKKEATLQAKFATLELLVSNMNSQSSFLTQQMDMLTKMMTGNN; translated from the coding sequence ATGGCTGGCATCACATTCAGCGGTTTGGCATCAGGATTGAAAACCGATGAAATTATTACGGAGTTGATGACTCTGGAGCGCGCGCCACTGGATCGTCTAGAGGCTCAAAAAGAGTCTGAAGCGGCACGGCTTAGCGCGTTTAAACAACTTGATAGTCGCCTCGAAGACCTGCGTTCGGCTGTTGGTGGTTTGAATATCACCAGCGAAGTGCGGACCAGCAAGATCAATCTGAGTTCTGAAGATGCCTTCTCCGCCAGTAGCAATGGCGCGGCCAGCGGCAGTTATGATGTGACGGTGGTTCAACTGGCTCAGATGCAGAAAACTGTCAGTGTCGGCGTGAGTTCAGATATTATTGGCGGCCTCGGCACGGGAACGTTTATGGTGGCGGGTAAGACCATTACCGTTGATGAGAGCAATAACTCGTTGCAGGGGCTTGCGGAGTCAATTAATGCCCTGTCTGAAAAGACCGGTGTTGAGGCCAGCATTATCAACGATGGCAGTGGCGTCAATGCGTATCATCTTGTCTTGACCGGACAGGATGCGCAGACTCGTTTCACGGCATCGAGCAATCTGGTTGACAGTGAAGGTGTGGCAATTTCCTTTGGCTTGACGGAAACGCGCTCCGCACAGCAGGCGGTCGCATTTGTTGATGGGGTCAGGGTGGTCAGTGATACCAATACGGTCAGCGGCGTTATTCCCGGCGTCACCATGCATCTTAGCTCTGTCAGCAATACGAGTTATGGCGGAACGTTTGAAGCGGGCCTTGATCCCTGGCAGTGGGCTGATCCTCCTCAGTATGAATCAACAATGATGACGGTTGAACCGGACACTGAGGCGCTTAAGGAAAAAATCAGCACATTTGTCAGCAGCTACAATGCTGTGATGGATTGGATCTCTGCGGGTTATGAGGAGTTTGGTGCTGCTGCACCTACGGCTGAAGAGATTGAAGCCGGTGCCGAAGATATCCTTAGTGACGTGGTGCGCGGTGACAGTACCGTCAACGGCATTAAACGCCAGTTGCAGAATATTCTGTCGTCACAGATAGACACCAGCGGTTCCATGAGTGTGCTGTCGCAGTTGGGAATCTCCACTCAGCGTGATGGGTCGATTAATCTGAACGATTCAGCCCTCAACGAGGCTCTTGATGAGGATTTTGACGGCGTGGTCAGCCTTCTTGCCGGTGAAAACGATACCGATGGTGTGATGAAAAAATTCAACAGCAAGCTGTTGGAAATGACCGGCGCAACATCCGGTATGTATGCGGAGAAGCAGGAGCGTTATGACAGTGCCATCAAGCGCCTTGATAACCAGATTGCCCGCACTGAGCCATTGATCGCCAAAAAAGAAGCGACATTGCAGGCGAAATTCGCGACATTGGAACTCCTGGTCAGCAATATGAATTCGCAATCCAGTTTTCTGACCCAGCAGATGGATATGTTAACAAAAATGATGACGGGGAATAACTAA
- the fliS gene encoding flagellar export chaperone FliS, translating to MNTYTQQYQQNQILTASPEQILIMLYDGAIRFTRQAMAGIEAGNKQQRREGISRAMAIISEFANTLDHGVGGEIAENLDGLYAFMNRQLSEANLDEDIEKLKVVEHLLTDLRQTWSEAISIARKEAAGGAAAASQPQNSDVPENYKPLSAAG from the coding sequence ATGAATACCTATACCCAGCAATATCAACAGAATCAGATTCTTACGGCGTCACCGGAGCAGATCCTGATTATGCTGTATGATGGGGCGATTCGCTTTACCCGCCAGGCCATGGCCGGAATTGAGGCTGGCAACAAACAGCAGCGTCGTGAAGGGATCAGCCGGGCGATGGCGATTATTTCGGAGTTTGCCAATACATTGGATCATGGTGTTGGCGGCGAAATTGCTGAAAACCTTGATGGGCTTTACGCGTTTATGAATCGTCAGCTCAGTGAGGCGAATCTGGACGAAGATATTGAAAAGCTCAAAGTGGTGGAACATCTGTTGACGGATCTGCGACAGACTTGGTCTGAGGCAATCTCTATTGCCCGCAAGGAGGCGGCTGGTGGTGCGGCTGCGGCTTCACAGCCTCAGAACTCCGATGTCCCTGAAAATTACAAGCCCTTGAGTGCTGCAGGCTAG
- a CDS encoding PilZ domain-containing protein, which produces MADFALFKYLEKPSLLRVYILLADDVKVRLEAVARIIAEPYLEVKFRPDELPMDKVRIGGKLLLSLDTRVGTVSMYAHIDEVINARVLRVMGLESFAYSQQREYFRVNTAIKVVYSKETLSSKPSPKVATTTVNLSGNGVLISAEEPFTAGDTYELEFHLPDATGLMFCKGLVVRVDEKLRGGYEVAMTYHSIEPEDRDRIISFCLAEQRRLLRTKVQIVGF; this is translated from the coding sequence GTGGCGGACTTTGCGCTATTTAAATATCTGGAAAAACCTAGTTTATTACGCGTTTATATCCTGCTTGCTGATGATGTAAAAGTTCGTCTGGAAGCTGTCGCGCGTATTATCGCTGAACCCTACCTCGAAGTTAAATTTCGTCCAGACGAATTGCCCATGGACAAGGTGCGTATCGGTGGCAAGTTGCTTTTGTCCTTGGATACACGTGTTGGAACCGTCTCCATGTATGCGCACATTGATGAAGTGATAAACGCGCGTGTGTTGCGTGTGATGGGGCTTGAGTCCTTTGCCTATTCACAACAGCGTGAATACTTTCGGGTAAATACGGCGATTAAGGTGGTGTACAGCAAGGAGACCCTTTCTTCCAAGCCCTCACCTAAAGTGGCGACGACAACGGTAAATCTCAGTGGCAATGGGGTGCTGATCTCGGCTGAAGAGCCGTTTACTGCCGGTGATACGTATGAGTTGGAATTTCATCTGCCTGACGCAACCGGTCTGATGTTTTGCAAAGGGCTGGTTGTTCGCGTTGATGAAAAGTTACGTGGCGGCTATGAAGTTGCCATGACTTACCACAGCATTGAACCGGAAGACCGTGACCGGATTATCTCGTTTTGCCTGGCTGAGCAGCGGCGTCTGCTGCGGACCAAGGTTCAAATCGTCGGATTCTGA
- a CDS encoding flagellar hook-length control protein FliK, with translation MDIIGPTPVQLYNVHPATPTQGVQDAVQHNLLLHQMIQATVVESSGRQILLEMGQQQLKAQSDVEMHNGQKLNLEVVATEPRLKLQVVSPSTDNQLLRLIHLYDHKTEIGSTLKTLLGQRFSVAQQGGGQTPAPQQGPVATAAPGTPVLPQNAPSTSPAMTPPPPASQPGSAASPIPNPGAGGETVQTPLAAKPAVSQTGQNLPTAGGELSGTGADAKGTVPPPSTAASSAGQSPVSPEAGVAAKTPQTPQAETPQVVVGEKATATGRSVVTNQSPAVSAPETGGLRPANESLTPALAPPSPQQVAGMTTLLHRLDSSSNVANALFTAINLVPLSAQQKRVVEGALTPEQWTHLESLVKDLGSDLKTAGSRILFNLSHNLGLDYEQLLSQQKSGQAAQTLKGILMSLAEHDDLPDAVRDSGRQMVQQLELLQLTRARFAQEGILFLPLPFEFMEQGYALVEQRQGGADGEAVSHVVTLNMSLEGLGAVQANLLFEQQVLFVRILCEDDDSQAALEESLPELEEALAPFGVRSIQVAQGVEDPAVELINRLQPGHDNVFDARV, from the coding sequence ATGGATATTATCGGACCGACACCTGTACAACTGTATAATGTGCATCCAGCCACTCCGACTCAGGGTGTTCAGGATGCCGTTCAGCATAATTTGCTCCTCCATCAGATGATTCAGGCGACTGTTGTTGAAAGCTCGGGCCGTCAAATTCTTCTTGAGATGGGACAGCAGCAGCTTAAGGCGCAGAGCGATGTGGAAATGCACAACGGCCAGAAGCTGAATCTTGAGGTTGTGGCCACGGAACCGCGTTTGAAGCTGCAGGTGGTCTCTCCCTCCACAGACAATCAATTACTTCGTCTGATACATCTCTATGATCATAAAACAGAGATTGGCTCGACACTCAAAACGCTCCTCGGACAACGCTTTTCAGTTGCCCAGCAGGGGGGGGGGCAAACCCCTGCGCCTCAACAGGGGCCGGTGGCAACTGCGGCACCGGGGACACCGGTGCTTCCGCAGAATGCACCATCCACCAGCCCGGCCATGACACCACCACCTCCTGCTTCACAACCGGGATCTGCGGCTTCGCCTATACCAAACCCTGGTGCTGGGGGCGAAACGGTTCAAACTCCTTTGGCAGCTAAGCCGGCAGTTTCTCAGACGGGACAAAACCTGCCCACTGCAGGTGGTGAATTATCCGGTACAGGAGCAGATGCTAAGGGGACCGTGCCACCGCCGTCAACCGCAGCATCGTCTGCGGGTCAGAGTCCGGTGTCGCCTGAAGCTGGTGTGGCAGCAAAAACGCCGCAAACGCCTCAAGCTGAGACGCCTCAAGTCGTCGTTGGAGAGAAAGCAACGGCAACAGGTCGCAGTGTCGTCACCAACCAATCACCCGCCGTATCCGCTCCGGAAACGGGAGGATTGCGACCAGCCAATGAGTCGTTAACTCCAGCCTTGGCCCCACCAAGTCCGCAACAGGTTGCCGGGATGACGACGTTACTCCATCGTCTGGATAGCTCGTCAAATGTGGCGAATGCTCTTTTTACCGCCATCAATCTGGTTCCGCTGAGTGCGCAACAAAAAAGGGTGGTTGAAGGGGCCCTGACTCCTGAACAATGGACCCATCTTGAAAGCCTGGTAAAGGATCTCGGCAGTGACTTAAAAACAGCCGGATCACGGATCCTGTTTAATCTGTCCCATAACCTGGGGTTGGATTATGAACAATTGTTGTCGCAACAAAAATCCGGCCAAGCGGCGCAGACTCTCAAGGGGATACTGATGTCCCTTGCGGAACATGATGATCTGCCTGATGCCGTCAGGGACAGTGGTCGCCAGATGGTTCAACAGTTGGAATTATTACAACTGACTCGGGCAAGGTTTGCTCAGGAAGGGATTCTGTTTTTGCCGTTGCCGTTCGAGTTTATGGAACAGGGCTATGCCTTGGTCGAACAACGCCAGGGCGGAGCTGATGGAGAAGCGGTCAGTCATGTTGTGACCCTGAATATGTCCCTCGAAGGCTTGGGCGCAGTGCAGGCCAACCTCTTGTTTGAACAGCAGGTGTTGTTTGTGCGTATCCTCTGTGAAGATGATGACAGTCAGGCGGCATTGGAGGAGAGTTTGCCCGAGCTCGAAGAGGCTCTGGCACCGTTTGGCGTGCGCTCGATACAAGTTGCCCAAGGCGTAGAAGACCCGGCGGTGGAATTAATCAATCGATTGCAACCCGGTCATGACAATGTTTTTGATGCGCGGGTTTAA
- a CDS encoding EscU/YscU/HrcU family type III secretion system export apparatus switch protein gives MSDDPVKKAVAVKYDKEVADAPLIVASGKGQLAENIIQAAEKAGLEISHDPDLVELLAKIPVGSEIPAELYQAVAEILAYVYRVNKNHKEQR, from the coding sequence ATGAGTGATGATCCTGTTAAAAAAGCCGTTGCCGTTAAATACGACAAAGAGGTCGCTGATGCGCCGCTGATTGTCGCCAGCGGCAAAGGGCAATTGGCTGAAAATATTATCCAGGCGGCGGAAAAGGCCGGTTTGGAAATTTCGCACGATCCTGATCTTGTCGAACTGCTGGCCAAGATTCCTGTTGGCTCGGAGATTCCCGCTGAGCTTTATCAGGCTGTGGCTGAAATTCTCGCTTACGTGTACCGCGTTAATAAGAACCATAAAGAACAGCGTTAA